In Drosophila simulans strain w501 chromosome 3R, Prin_Dsim_3.1, whole genome shotgun sequence, a single window of DNA contains:
- the LOC6727656 gene encoding ribosome-binding protein 1 isoform X1: MDFHILIVIGCVVSASLLSFLFINKIFRRKTFEEVVAEKRALSANLYKASGGAATKKPKKKELKREKKQRQREQQRDVNNEPEPEEAEDYSDGQSEGQGSVAGEEPGLSKQHVEFEPDAEVLTDQRRPSSVAEKENQPSGAGKKGKKDKRNGANNKTAGILVNKNETVAVKPPANAEETPTLNNFETKVPKDVVELKKQEQKERKEDNNNKQQSQKKIAGGNVSKKEKVAAVETEAPVVTKQILKQQQQQQNGSPKTQHNQANNKTKQQQQNKKQNHKETLSTKDLAHALDKLADHQNQTIGVNALMNVFSRAELNRSEIQILIDYLLNKQQDMPSSHSEWSDDICQKLKRQLEEKEKLLAEEQEASIGIQAKLRELRQEVNTERAQMHARNQAYIDKLQGKEQELAALNQELSSLNDKLTLERQQLTTLRREKQANSQDLVQLQRLQQDLAHKEKCLAEMTAFVNAETQQKNEVIQQQAQQLQALELQREELEARQNNSIFELEQRKQLEAENADLKQELSSVQQTQSELQRVHAAELQELRQNLSVLEARNVALSQQLTQAANSAVQATAAQSEQAQVQTEALAQKQQELSALRSQVGSLTDAQAQQQKQANALQSQLQEAQQRADQLQAKEQHLQQELQEQREKNNDVRMKNWKLIEALQNAEALTAKTKTNSAQSVGQQHKELQLQQQKAVAANGGGSASSAKSEQQRIRDLYQRLYPDAVKAQSGNALQASFDQWLEQVLATHVKQQQDKLRQKLDAEKSEKQSSSSHKSTQSNNSSSSNHNSTHNNISSNNSSSNSQSSSAVEQQELHKQNLQLRECNDKLTQLVTKTTNTLMDLEDRAREQDEHWRGIVEQKEQLILTLQQHASNGE, translated from the exons ATGGACTTCCACATACTGATCGTCATCGGTTGTGTGGTCAGCGCCTCGCTGCTCTCGTTCCTGTTCATCAATAAGATCTTCCGGCGCAAGACTTTCGAGGAGGTGGTGGCCGAGAAGCGAGCCCTGAGCGCCAATCTCTACAAGGCGTCCGGTGGCGCCGCTACCAAGAAGCCCAAGAAGAAGGAACTTAAGCGCGAAAAGAAGCAACGTCAGCGGGAACAGCAGCGGGATGTGAACAACGAGCCGGAACCAGAGGAAGCCGAAGACTACTCCGATGGTCAGTCGGAGGGTCAGGGCTCCGTGGCTGGCGAGGAACCCGGTCTGTCCAAGCAGCATGTTGAATTTGAACCCGATGCAGAGGTACTCACTGATCAGCGACGACCCAGTAGCGTGGCTGAGAAGGAGAACCAACCTTCTGGGGCTGGCAAAAAGGGAAAGAAGGATAAGCGTAACGGAGCCAACAACAAGACAGCCGGAATCCTGGTCAACAAGAACGAAACTGTTGCTGTTAAGCCTCCAGCTAACGCCGAGGAGACACCaactttgaataattttgaaaccAAGGTCCCTAAGGATGTGGTGGAGCTGAAGAAGCAGGAGCAAAAGGAACGAAAAgaggacaacaacaacaagcagcaAAGTCAGAAAAAGATCGCCGGAGGCAATGTGTCCAAGAAGGAGAAGGTCGCAGCTGTCGAAACTGAGGCACCCGTAGTGACCAAGCAGATCCtcaagcaacagcagcagcagcagaatggCTCACCCAAAACGCAGCACAACCAGGCCAACAACAAgaccaagcagcagcagcaaaacaagAAACAGAATCATAAGGAAACCCTTTCGACTAAGGACTTGGCTCATGCTTTGGATAAACTGGCCGATCACCAGAACCAGACCATTGGCGTTAACGCTCTGATGAATGTGTTTTCCCGTGCCGAGCTAAATCGCTCTGAGATTCAGATACTCATCGACTATCTGCTAAACAAGCAACAGGATATGCCCTCTTCGCACTCTGAGTGGTCGGATGACATCTGCCAGAAACTCAAGCgccagctggaggagaaggaaAAACTGCTcgccgaggagcaggaggccTCCATCGGAATTCAGGCTAAGCTGCGCGAACTGCGCCAAGAGGTTAACACAGAACGCGCCCAAATGCATGCCCGAAACCAGGCCTATATCGATAAATTGCAAggcaaggagcaggagctagCCGCCCTCAACCAGGAGCTCTCCAGTCTGAATGACAAGTTGACGCTTGAGCGACAGCAGCTTACG ACCCTTCGGAGGGAGAAGCAAGCCAATTCGCAGGATCTGGTTCAGTTGCAACGTTTGCAACAGGATCTCGCACACAAGGAAAAGTGCCTGGCGGAAATGACCGCATTCGTTAATGCAGAGACCCAGCAGAAGAACGAGGTGATTCAACAGCAGGCTCAGCAGCTGCAAGCCCTGGAGTTGCAACGCGAAGAGCTGGAAGCGCGCCAGAACAACAGCATCTTTGAGCTGGAGCAGCGCAAGCAGCTGGAGGCGGAGAACGCCGACCTCAAGCAGGAGCTGAGCTCTGTTCAACAGACTCAGTCGGAGCTACAGCGCGTCCACGCCGCCGAGTTGCAGGAGCTGCGACAGAACTTGTCCGTCCTGGAGGCCCGCAACGTTGCGCTCAGCCAACAGCTCACCCAAGCCGCCAACAGCGCGGTTCAGGCCACCGCCGCCCAGTCGGAGCAGGCCCAGGTTCAGACCGAAGCGCTGGCtcagaagcagcaggagctgagTGCTCTTCGCTCGCAGGTTGGCTCGCTGACGGATGCCCAggcccagcagcagaagcaagCCAACGCTCTGCAGTCGCAGCTCCAGGAGGCTCAGCAGCGGGCCGATCAGCTGCAGGCCAAGGAGCAACATCTGCAACAGGAGCTCCAGGAGCAGCGGGAGAAAAACAAT GACGTGCGTATGAAAAATTGGAAGTTGATTGAAGCGTTGCAAAATGCCGAAGCATTAACAGCTAAGACGAAAACAAATTCAGCGCAGTCCGTAGGC caacaacacaaagagctgcagctgcagcaacagaagGCCGTGGCCGCCAATGGAGGTGGTAGTGCCAGTTCAGCCAAGAGCGAGCAGCAGAGGATCCGGGATCTCTACCAGCGCCTTTATCCCGACGCTGTGAAAGCGCAGTCGGGAAATGCCCTGCAAGCATCCTTTGACCAGTGGCTGGAACAGGTCCTGGCCACCCATgtcaagcagcagcaggataaGCTGCGGCAGAAGCTTGATGCGGAGAAGTCCGAGAAGCAGAGCAGCAGTAGTCATAAGTCCACACAATCAAACAACAGTAGCAGTAGCAACCACAATAGCACCCACAACAATATTAGTAGCAATAATAGTAGTTCGAATAGCCAATCCTCCTCCGCCGtcgagcagcaggagctgcacaAACAGAACCTGCAGCTGCGGGAGTGCAACGACAAGCTCACCCAGCTGGTCACCAAGACG ACCAACACATTGATGGACTTGGAAGACCGTGCTCGTGAGCAGGACGAGCACTGGCGTGGCATCGTcgagcagaaggagcagctgATCCTTACCCTGCAGCAGCATGCCTCAAACGGAGAATAG
- the LOC6727658 gene encoding transmembrane protein 192 — protein MEQPATGGAAVQPGVSPAHIHDTDQLLDPVLFSNDNGSYKLNTVPAFSLHLVISTAISIVGIVLAASFPTDRRCDAYFIMLYLRATFWVITYLFDHFVKKQHDNLRMQGYHDFHRETNMQKGIPLQLVSLWNSMLLAVQALIHHYYAENFWEHCAAGWLSPVSYVTAFTVAENLVLAVSHSLYIDKVRKFNSAKLAPDVLRGADRAGGSLGLMQPGGDTEELLEKQADLIAYLRDHTHKLNQKLHQMQTNVRPVRAPQIP, from the exons ATGGAGCAACCAGCAACAGGAGGCGCCGCTGTCCAACCGGGCGTGTCCCCAGCGCACATCCACGACACGGATCAGCTCCTGGACCCCGTCCTCTTCTCCAACGACAATGGAAGCTACAAGCTGAATACAGTGCCCGCATTTAG CCTTCATCTGGTTATCTCCACTGCAATCTCTATTGTGGGGATCGTACTTGCAGCCTCGTTTCCAACGGATCGGCGCTGCGATGCCTACTTTATAATGCTCTACCTACGGGCCACCTTCTGGGTCAtcacatat CTCTTCGATCACTTCGTAAAGAAGCAACACGACAATCTACGCATGCAGGGCTATCACGACTTTCACCGCGAGACTAACATGCAGAAGGGGATTCCCCTTCAGTTGGTATCCCTGTGGAACTCCATGCTGCTTGCTGTCCAGGCCCTGATCCACCACTACTATGCGGAGAACTTCTGGGAACATTGCGCCGCCGGCTGGCTGTCGCCGGTCAGCTATGTGACCGCCTTCACCGTGGCCGAGAATCTGGTGCTGGCCGTTTCCCACAGCTTATATATTG ACAAGGTGCGTAAGTTCAACAGCGCCAAGCTGGCCCCGGATGTTTTGCGCGGTGCGGACCGCGCCGGAGGTTCCCTGGGCCTCATGCAACCAGGAGGCGACACAGAAGAGCTTCTGGAGAAGCAGGCCGACCTTATCGCTTATCTGCGTGACCACACACACAAGCTCAACCAGAAACTGCATCAAATGCAGACCAACGTGCGACCAGTGAGAGCGCCACAAATTCCTTAA
- the LOC6727656 gene encoding ribosome-binding protein 1 isoform X2, with amino-acid sequence MDFHILIVIGCVVSASLLSFLFINKIFRRKTFEEVVAEKRALSANLYKASGGAATKKPKKKELKREKKQRQREQQRDVNNEPEPEEAEDYSDGQSEGQGSVAGEEPGLSKQHVEFEPDAEVLTDQRRPSSVAEKENQPSGAGKKGKKDKRNGANNKTAGILVNKNETVAVKPPANAEETPTLNNFETKVPKDVVELKKQEQKERKEDNNNKQQSQKKIAGGNVSKKEKVAAVETEAPVVTKQILKQQQQQQNGSPKTQHNQANNKTKQQQQNKKQNHKETLSTKDLAHALDKLADHQNQTIGVNALMNVFSRAELNRSEIQILIDYLLNKQQDMPSSHSEWSDDICQKLKRQLEEKEKLLAEEQEASIGIQAKLRELRQEVNTERAQMHARNQAYIDKLQGKEQELAALNQELSSLNDKLTLERQQLTTLRREKQANSQDLVQLQRLQQDLAHKEKCLAEMTAFVNAETQQKNEVIQQQAQQLQALELQREELEARQNNSIFELEQRKQLEAENADLKQELSSVQQTQSELQRVHAAELQELRQNLSVLEARNVALSQQLTQAANSAVQATAAQSEQAQVQTEALAQKQQELSALRSQVGSLTDAQAQQQKQANALQSQLQEAQQRADQLQAKEQHLQQELQEQREKNNQQHKELQLQQQKAVAANGGGSASSAKSEQQRIRDLYQRLYPDAVKAQSGNALQASFDQWLEQVLATHVKQQQDKLRQKLDAEKSEKQSSSSHKSTQSNNSSSSNHNSTHNNISSNNSSSNSQSSSAVEQQELHKQNLQLRECNDKLTQLVTKTTNTLMDLEDRAREQDEHWRGIVEQKEQLILTLQQHASNGE; translated from the exons ATGGACTTCCACATACTGATCGTCATCGGTTGTGTGGTCAGCGCCTCGCTGCTCTCGTTCCTGTTCATCAATAAGATCTTCCGGCGCAAGACTTTCGAGGAGGTGGTGGCCGAGAAGCGAGCCCTGAGCGCCAATCTCTACAAGGCGTCCGGTGGCGCCGCTACCAAGAAGCCCAAGAAGAAGGAACTTAAGCGCGAAAAGAAGCAACGTCAGCGGGAACAGCAGCGGGATGTGAACAACGAGCCGGAACCAGAGGAAGCCGAAGACTACTCCGATGGTCAGTCGGAGGGTCAGGGCTCCGTGGCTGGCGAGGAACCCGGTCTGTCCAAGCAGCATGTTGAATTTGAACCCGATGCAGAGGTACTCACTGATCAGCGACGACCCAGTAGCGTGGCTGAGAAGGAGAACCAACCTTCTGGGGCTGGCAAAAAGGGAAAGAAGGATAAGCGTAACGGAGCCAACAACAAGACAGCCGGAATCCTGGTCAACAAGAACGAAACTGTTGCTGTTAAGCCTCCAGCTAACGCCGAGGAGACACCaactttgaataattttgaaaccAAGGTCCCTAAGGATGTGGTGGAGCTGAAGAAGCAGGAGCAAAAGGAACGAAAAgaggacaacaacaacaagcagcaAAGTCAGAAAAAGATCGCCGGAGGCAATGTGTCCAAGAAGGAGAAGGTCGCAGCTGTCGAAACTGAGGCACCCGTAGTGACCAAGCAGATCCtcaagcaacagcagcagcagcagaatggCTCACCCAAAACGCAGCACAACCAGGCCAACAACAAgaccaagcagcagcagcaaaacaagAAACAGAATCATAAGGAAACCCTTTCGACTAAGGACTTGGCTCATGCTTTGGATAAACTGGCCGATCACCAGAACCAGACCATTGGCGTTAACGCTCTGATGAATGTGTTTTCCCGTGCCGAGCTAAATCGCTCTGAGATTCAGATACTCATCGACTATCTGCTAAACAAGCAACAGGATATGCCCTCTTCGCACTCTGAGTGGTCGGATGACATCTGCCAGAAACTCAAGCgccagctggaggagaaggaaAAACTGCTcgccgaggagcaggaggccTCCATCGGAATTCAGGCTAAGCTGCGCGAACTGCGCCAAGAGGTTAACACAGAACGCGCCCAAATGCATGCCCGAAACCAGGCCTATATCGATAAATTGCAAggcaaggagcaggagctagCCGCCCTCAACCAGGAGCTCTCCAGTCTGAATGACAAGTTGACGCTTGAGCGACAGCAGCTTACG ACCCTTCGGAGGGAGAAGCAAGCCAATTCGCAGGATCTGGTTCAGTTGCAACGTTTGCAACAGGATCTCGCACACAAGGAAAAGTGCCTGGCGGAAATGACCGCATTCGTTAATGCAGAGACCCAGCAGAAGAACGAGGTGATTCAACAGCAGGCTCAGCAGCTGCAAGCCCTGGAGTTGCAACGCGAAGAGCTGGAAGCGCGCCAGAACAACAGCATCTTTGAGCTGGAGCAGCGCAAGCAGCTGGAGGCGGAGAACGCCGACCTCAAGCAGGAGCTGAGCTCTGTTCAACAGACTCAGTCGGAGCTACAGCGCGTCCACGCCGCCGAGTTGCAGGAGCTGCGACAGAACTTGTCCGTCCTGGAGGCCCGCAACGTTGCGCTCAGCCAACAGCTCACCCAAGCCGCCAACAGCGCGGTTCAGGCCACCGCCGCCCAGTCGGAGCAGGCCCAGGTTCAGACCGAAGCGCTGGCtcagaagcagcaggagctgagTGCTCTTCGCTCGCAGGTTGGCTCGCTGACGGATGCCCAggcccagcagcagaagcaagCCAACGCTCTGCAGTCGCAGCTCCAGGAGGCTCAGCAGCGGGCCGATCAGCTGCAGGCCAAGGAGCAACATCTGCAACAGGAGCTCCAGGAGCAGCGGGAGAAAAACAAT caacaacacaaagagctgcagctgcagcaacagaagGCCGTGGCCGCCAATGGAGGTGGTAGTGCCAGTTCAGCCAAGAGCGAGCAGCAGAGGATCCGGGATCTCTACCAGCGCCTTTATCCCGACGCTGTGAAAGCGCAGTCGGGAAATGCCCTGCAAGCATCCTTTGACCAGTGGCTGGAACAGGTCCTGGCCACCCATgtcaagcagcagcaggataaGCTGCGGCAGAAGCTTGATGCGGAGAAGTCCGAGAAGCAGAGCAGCAGTAGTCATAAGTCCACACAATCAAACAACAGTAGCAGTAGCAACCACAATAGCACCCACAACAATATTAGTAGCAATAATAGTAGTTCGAATAGCCAATCCTCCTCCGCCGtcgagcagcaggagctgcacaAACAGAACCTGCAGCTGCGGGAGTGCAACGACAAGCTCACCCAGCTGGTCACCAAGACG ACCAACACATTGATGGACTTGGAAGACCGTGCTCGTGAGCAGGACGAGCACTGGCGTGGCATCGTcgagcagaaggagcagctgATCCTTACCCTGCAGCAGCATGCCTCAAACGGAGAATAG
- the LOC6727657 gene encoding dual specificity protein kinase TTK, whose protein sequence is MTTPVPRRTKDMMALGLDSDSEDDFNTPYRPRQAAAGERKQQPVASFQVQTRGKENEPHPLPTNMLPRRVSELTMMDSDSDEEDIKSNHNLNCAILNDSFVLSPSQELTNSNSNITTRKTSSAVPLKQSDSNLSFLGRFNDMGINCSSQGSPVANSEKQVVKKTAPTLQAAPSVTERRPLQETETPLRNELASTSKTKPDADFITPQVRTIGSTLAGKSRSAVSNDFRAQKVLFQTPMTVSRAAPVASDSISFSLCDTITESPDIPEPPKKAEPPKNQHPSKKSLDNVFRETDKDNAPAKVDIVEPKEQVLIPAVAVPPEPSHPSHKTSNILKIKNHEYTIDKKLGCGGSSSVYLARRSDSGNEFALKVVDLQADPQVVQGYLNETKLLAKLQGNVCVVALYDYQLVREESKLYMVMEKGDCDLNKILQSYTTNLPLYSLMNILYQMLQAVNYIHQHGVIHSDLKPANFLMVSGRLKLIDFGIASNIAVDSTSIIKFSQAGTFNYISPEALTDTSTGNSPMRKADQPKIKISTKSDVWSLGCILYLLLYQKTPFGHIRNVYAKMSAITAPCTSIEYPAIPPYYPIMLVHMAKNCLQLNPKKRPSCTELLQYPFHMIIPLQNLQIPSRTANSN, encoded by the exons ATGACCACGCCTGTGCCCCGCCGCACCAAGGACATGATGGCACTGGGACTGGACTCCGACTCGGAGGACGACTTTAACACGCCATACCGACCACGACAAGCGGCGGCGGGAGAACGAAAACAGCAGCCAGTGGCGTCTTTCCAAGTCCAAACGAGAGGCAAGGAGAACGAACCGCATCCCCTGCCCACAAATATGCT ACCTCGTCGAGTGTCCGAGTTGACTATGATGGATTCGGACAGCGACGAGGAGGACATCAAGAGCAATCACAACCTTAACTGCGCCATCCTAAACGATTCCTTTGTGCTGAGCCCATCCCAAGAGTtaacaaacagcaacagcaacattacCACTCGTAAAACATCAAGTGCCGTCCCCCTCAAACAATCCGATTCGAATCTCTCGTTCCTGGGAAGATTCAACGACATGGGCATCAACTGCAGCAGTCAAGGATCACCTGTTGCGAACTCGGAAAAACAAGTGGTCAAAAAGACAGCGCCCACGCTTCAAGCTGCACCAAGTGTCACCGAAAGGCGCCCACTCCAAGAGACAGAGACGCCACTGCGTAATGAATTAGCCTCCACCTCGAAGACGAAGCCGGATGCAGACTTCATCACCCCACAAGTGCGAACAATTGGTTCCACACTAGCTGGAAAAAGTCGGAGTGCGGTGTCCAATGACTTCCGTGCGCAGAAAGTACTCTTCCAAACACCCATGACCGTGAGTCGTGCTGCTCCAGTGGCCTCCGATAGCATAAGCTTCTCCCTGTGCGACACCATCACAGAAAGCCCGGACATTCCAGAGCCTCCGAAAAAGGCAGAACCACCAAAGAATCAGCACCCTTCCAAGAAGTCCCTAGATAATGTTTTCCGGGAGACGGACAAGGATAACGCGCCAGCCAAGGTGGATATTGTGGAACCAAAGGAGCAGGTGCTGATTCCCGCAGTTGCTGTACCTCCAGAGCCTTCCCACCCATCTCACAAGACatctaatattttaaaaatcaagAATCATGAGTATACGATTGACAAGAAACTGGGCTGTGGCGGCTCCAGCTCTGTTTATTTGGCACGCCGATCGGATTCCGGAAATGAGTTCGCCCTGAAGGTGGTGGATCTGCAGGCCGATCCACAAGTGGTGCAGGGATATCTAAACGAAACCAAACTTCTGGCAAAGCTACAAGGGAACGTTTGCGTTGTGGCACTTTACGATTa TCAACTTGTGCGCGAGGAGTCCAAGCTGTACATGGTGATGGAGAAAGGCGACTGCGACTTGAACAAGATCCTGCAGAGCTACACCACCAACCTTCCTCTCTATAGCCTGATGAACATCCTGTACCAAATGCTGCAAGCGGTCAACTACATTCACCAACACGGTGTCATCCATTCGGATCTCAAGCCGGCAAATTTCCTGATGGTCAGCGGCAGACTGAAGTTGATCGATTTTGGCATAGCCAGCAATATCGCTGTGGACTCGACGAGCATCATCAAATTCTCGCAGGCGGGCACCTTTAACTACATTAGTCCGGAGGCATTGACGGACACCTCCACGGGGAATAGTCCGATGCGCAAAGCCGATCAGCCCAAGATCAAGATCTCGACCAAATCGGACGTGTGGTCGCTGGGCTGCATCCTTTACCTGCTACTCTACCAAAAGACGCCGTTTGGCCACATCCGAAACGTCTATGCTAAGATGAGTGCAATCACCGCACCGTGCACCAGCATCGAGTATCCCGCCATTCCACCCTACTATCCCATCATGCTGGTTCAT ATGGCCAAGAACTGCCTCCAGCTGAATCCCAAAAAGCGGCCGTCGTGCACCGAACTACTACAGTACCCATTCCATATGATCATTCCGCTGCAGAACCTGCAGATACCCAGCAGAACCGCCAACAGCAATTAA